The genomic interval CAGAGGCCCACAATGTTGGAGAGGACGGTCTCCGATGAGGGAAACGATAAAGGCCAGCTTCGTGCTGGTTTTTGCGCTGGTGGCGATTGTTCTTTCCTGTGCGCGGGACAAGACGCCGTTAGGTCCTGCTGAGGGCCCCGCGGTCTGCCCGCAACAGGAGATCCCCTGGCCCAGTCTGGCCAACAGCCCGTGGCCGGTCATGTGGGGGGACATGCAATGCACGGCCAGGGGCAAGTACCCTGGGCCGCGCGTTGGGAGGGTCGTGTGGAGTTTCAGCGAGCACGGGTTGTATGCCGAAGAGGTGAACGTGGCTGTTGGGGAGGACGGCACGCTCTATCTGGCCGCTCCTATTGTCGGTACCCAGGAGGGGGGAAGTCGTCCGTACCTGTTCGTGCTGGGCCCGGACGGTAGCTTACGGGCCAAGACCCCTTTTGGTCGCCCAGGGCACTCCAATTCCAGTGCGGCCCTCCTTGCTGGGGGGAGAGTGCTCGTGGTAGAGCAAGCGGGGGTCGAGGCAGAAATCTATCAGTTCGGCGGAGAGGGGAATCTCCTTTCCAGCTCGAGTTGTCCCCACGCCAACTACGCTGCCGCCCCCGCGATAAGTAGAGACACTTTGGTGTTTTTCTACTGCTGGGACGGTGTCTTCTCAGCGGTGGAGCCGACGGGGCGGGTCCTGTGGTCCAGGCGCATTGACGGCCACTCTCGCCCTTTGGACGCTGGGGCACTGGCCCTGTCGCCCGACGGCACCGTACTGTACGCTTTGCGCGAGGTGGGGGCGGGACTGCAATTGACGGCGCTGGACGCACGGAATGGCGCGGTGCTGTGGCAAGCTCCTTGCGATCTGTATTTTCGTTCCCCCCTTGTGGACAATGACGGCAACGTCTATTGTACGGCGCGCAGCGAGCGGGCGCCTGACCTC from Calditrichota bacterium carries:
- a CDS encoding PQQ-binding-like beta-propeller repeat protein, with amino-acid sequence MRETIKASFVLVFALVAIVLSCARDKTPLGPAEGPAVCPQQEIPWPSLANSPWPVMWGDMQCTARGKYPGPRVGRVVWSFSEHGLYAEEVNVAVGEDGTLYLAAPIVGTQEGGSRPYLFVLGPDGSLRAKTPFGRPGHSNSSAALLAGGRVLVVEQAGVEAEIYQFGGEGNLLSSSSCPHANYAAAPAISRDTLVFFYCWDGVFSAVEPTGRVLWSRRIDGHSRPLDAGALALSPDGTVLYALREVGAGLQLTALDARNGAVLWQAPCDLYFRSPLVDNDGNVYCTARSERAPDLIVVRSYTQQGQLRWESRAPTGLTPNLCMSAQGSIFAYGRGDSLLCIDCQGSLRWAAPMLGRPELGAEGGVRLVVDSEGVVYACYSWKYLLAFDAAGNRLFTCELPGIPDGLTGVAISAPGRLIVVGEYAVYCVE